In the Prosthecobacter dejongeii genome, one interval contains:
- a CDS encoding (Fe-S)-binding protein yields MNLLQSLDYSILQQCMHCGMCLPTCPTYMETKKERNSPRGRISLMRSVADGELEITKAFSDEMYYCLGCLACQTACPAGVKYGELFETARAEVERAGVAQKAERDFWRWLTLNVLFMHPRLLRFAGWGLRLWQKSGLDIALRRVKFLGLLPKKLQDLEPQTPRVAAVFSDSLIEPVETPAQKKYQVGLLTGCIQDLAFSNINRDTADVLLANGCEVVTPRSQSCCGSLHAHNGAVELAQELARRQIDSFDLESLDAIITNAGGCGSHLKTYGHLLHDDPLYAERAKLWDGKVKDIHEWLVQVGIRRPTHGAEVMEVTYHESCHLCHGQKVVSQPRQVLQAIPGLVLKELPESNWCCGSAGIYNITQPEQSAKLLKRKVNHIQQTGCKVVTTSNPGCHLQLANGLGASAEVTQPVTLLARAYREESVVA; encoded by the coding sequence GTGAATTTGCTCCAATCGCTTGATTACTCCATTCTCCAACAGTGCATGCACTGTGGCATGTGTCTGCCTACTTGCCCCACTTACATGGAGACGAAGAAGGAACGAAATAGCCCGCGAGGACGCATTTCACTGATGAGGAGTGTAGCGGATGGTGAGTTGGAGATCACCAAGGCGTTTTCAGATGAAATGTATTATTGCCTGGGTTGTCTGGCTTGCCAAACGGCCTGCCCGGCTGGAGTTAAATATGGAGAGCTTTTTGAAACTGCTCGTGCAGAAGTCGAGCGTGCTGGGGTGGCGCAAAAGGCAGAGCGTGACTTTTGGCGTTGGTTGACGCTGAATGTGCTGTTTATGCATCCGCGGCTGCTTCGCTTTGCAGGCTGGGGCCTTAGGTTATGGCAAAAAAGTGGTCTCGATATAGCATTGAGACGGGTCAAGTTTCTGGGGTTATTGCCGAAAAAACTGCAGGATCTGGAGCCTCAGACACCACGAGTAGCTGCCGTTTTTTCAGATTCATTAATCGAGCCTGTTGAGACGCCCGCGCAGAAGAAATACCAGGTGGGCTTGCTCACTGGATGCATTCAAGATCTGGCGTTTTCAAACATCAATCGTGATACTGCTGATGTTTTACTAGCCAATGGCTGTGAGGTGGTGACCCCACGCTCTCAGTCCTGCTGCGGTTCTTTGCATGCACACAATGGGGCCGTGGAATTGGCTCAAGAATTGGCTCGACGGCAGATCGATAGTTTTGATTTGGAGAGCCTAGACGCCATCATTACCAATGCGGGGGGGTGTGGCTCTCATCTCAAAACTTATGGCCACTTGCTGCATGACGATCCACTCTACGCTGAGCGTGCAAAGTTATGGGACGGTAAGGTGAAAGACATTCATGAATGGCTGGTGCAAGTGGGCATCCGAAGACCAACCCATGGAGCAGAAGTGATGGAAGTCACTTATCACGAAAGCTGTCATCTCTGTCATGGCCAAAAGGTAGTGAGCCAGCCTCGCCAAGTTTTGCAGGCGATTCCAGGTTTGGTCTTAAAAGAGCTACCGGAAAGTAATTGGTGTTGTGGCAGTGCTGGGATCTATAACATCACTCAGCCGGAACAGTCTGCTAAACTGCTGAAGCGGAAGGTCAATCACATCCAGCAAACCGGTTGTAAGGTGGTGACGACTTCCAATCCTGGGTGTCATCTGCAACTGGCCAATGGACTGGGTGCCAGCGCCGAGGTCACGCAGCCAGTGACTTTGCTAGCAAGGGCATACCGAGAAGAATCGGTCGTGGCCTAA
- a CDS encoding cupin domain-containing protein — protein MTDSPSRFVQINDAARETNPWTNNEWLCRPDLVEAEKLLLVRANMAPMHCHPFHFHPHREEIIYVIHGRAEQWVGDEYRILSAGEMAHIPPGVVHATYNPHQEPLVFLAILSPAKLPDDLAATPDPQDVSAQAPWSNLRQGFPECLTLV, from the coding sequence ATGACAGACTCCCCTTCCCGTTTTGTGCAGATCAATGACGCGGCTCGCGAAACCAACCCGTGGACGAACAATGAATGGTTATGCCGTCCAGATCTTGTCGAGGCGGAAAAACTACTTCTCGTCCGTGCAAACATGGCCCCCATGCATTGCCACCCTTTTCATTTTCATCCGCATCGGGAGGAAATCATCTACGTGATCCATGGCCGGGCAGAACAATGGGTGGGAGATGAATACCGCATCCTCAGCGCCGGAGAAATGGCGCACATCCCTCCTGGTGTTGTGCATGCAACTTACAATCCTCATCAGGAGCCTCTCGTTTTTCTCGCCATTCTGTCTCCAGCGAAACTCCCCGATGATTTAGCGGCGACCCCAGATCCTCAAGACGTTTCCGCCCAGGCACCCTGGTCCAATCTTCGCCAAGGATTTCCTGAGTGCCTCACACTGGTGTAA
- a CDS encoding Bax inhibitor-1/YccA family membrane protein — MRTSNPLLNESTFQSRAVQGHGQMTLQGTVNKTAFLLFLTFATAIYTWNMAMTDPAAAMTWVIGGAIAGFVLALITSFKPVWSPVTGSLYALAEGLFLGGLSARYEMQFQGIALQAILLTGGVLLALLAAYSMRLIRATENFKLGIFAATGGIALVYLTTIVLGFFGIQIPYIHDSGFIGIGFSAAVVVIAALNLVLDFDFIENGCTQGAPKYMEWFAAFGLLVTLVWLYVEILRLLSKLARRD, encoded by the coding sequence ATGCGCACGTCGAATCCCCTGCTCAATGAATCCACCTTTCAGTCTCGTGCTGTGCAAGGTCATGGCCAGATGACTCTACAGGGGACGGTAAACAAAACTGCCTTTCTGCTTTTCCTGACCTTCGCCACGGCGATTTACACATGGAATATGGCGATGACAGATCCAGCTGCGGCCATGACGTGGGTGATTGGCGGGGCCATCGCTGGTTTTGTGTTGGCTCTCATCACCAGCTTTAAGCCCGTTTGGTCCCCTGTGACCGGCAGTCTCTATGCCTTAGCGGAAGGTCTTTTCTTGGGTGGTCTGTCTGCTCGTTACGAGATGCAGTTTCAGGGGATTGCGCTTCAGGCTATCCTTCTTACTGGCGGTGTTCTCTTGGCCTTGCTTGCCGCGTATTCCATGCGCCTCATTCGCGCGACGGAAAATTTTAAACTGGGCATCTTCGCCGCCACGGGTGGCATTGCGCTGGTCTATCTAACAACAATTGTCCTTGGTTTCTTTGGCATCCAGATTCCCTACATTCATGACAGCGGCTTTATCGGTATCGGCTTTAGTGCCGCTGTGGTTGTCATCGCCGCCCTGAATCTAGTGCTCGATTTCGATTTCATCGAGAATGGCTGTACTCAGGGAGCGCCGAAATACATGGAATGGTTCGCAGCTTTTGGGCTCCTGGTCACCTTGGTCTGGCTCTATGTCGAAATTCTCCGCCTGCTTTCCAAACTGGCTCGCCGGGATTGA
- a CDS encoding succinate dehydrogenase cytochrome b subunit: MSAVLDSLSRFYSSSIGKKFLVALTGLMLVVFILGHMVGNLLVFAGPDAINEYGHMLQTSLHGAGVWIARIGLLAAVLIHIVATIQLTKANRAARKDRYGKEAHKVSSTASRTMIWSGLTILAFIIYHLMHFTVRVGNEYNNPTLYSTELHGEQVHNVYKMVIDGFSWWPASVFYIFAMILLCSHLSHGVASIFQTLGLATHRTWPLFQKLGIAFALLILVGNCSIPIAILVFGYGR, from the coding sequence ATGAGCGCCGTTTTAGACTCTTTATCCCGATTTTATAGCTCCTCCATTGGCAAGAAGTTTCTTGTCGCCCTGACAGGCTTGATGCTCGTCGTTTTTATCCTCGGTCACATGGTGGGGAACCTTCTCGTGTTTGCTGGGCCAGATGCTATTAATGAATATGGTCACATGTTGCAAACTTCCTTGCACGGTGCTGGCGTTTGGATTGCCCGCATTGGCCTCCTCGCGGCAGTGCTTATTCACATCGTCGCCACCATCCAACTGACCAAAGCGAACCGCGCCGCCCGCAAGGATCGCTATGGCAAAGAAGCTCATAAAGTTTCTAGCACAGCTTCCCGCACCATGATCTGGAGCGGCCTCACCATCCTGGCTTTTATTATCTATCACCTCATGCACTTCACCGTGCGTGTCGGGAATGAATACAACAATCCAACTCTTTACAGCACCGAGCTTCATGGGGAGCAAGTTCACAACGTTTATAAAATGGTCATTGATGGCTTCTCATGGTGGCCAGCCTCCGTGTTCTATATTTTCGCCATGATCCTGCTCTGCAGCCATCTTAGTCATGGTGTCGCTAGTATTTTCCAGACTCTCGGTCTGGCTACTCACCGCACGTGGCCACTGTTTCAAAAGCTGGGCATTGCCTTTGCCCTGCTCATCTTGGTAGGAAATTGCTCCATCCCGATCGCCATTTTGGTCTTTGGCTACGGCAGATAA
- a CDS encoding DUF1553 domain-containing protein has product MPKVVHRLACWILPLLPAFAQGAAAGSAEFFEKRIRPLLIEHCTECHGVDKQKGSLRLDHRAGWQTGGDSGPSIIPGKVEESLLWKVVSYEDRDLKMPPKKKLPAAALEDLKTWIASGAHDPRNDAPETKNNSSNPKADGSFWSFQLPVAKPPASVQQNIWPRNAIDHFILARLEAEKLQPAKDADAATFARRLSFDLTGLPPKDSFSTAPEQLEFLVDSLLASPAFAERWTSHFMDMTRFAESSGGGRSLPFKDAWRFRDYLLEAIQANLPVDHMIKQMLAGDLLPAKNAGERRQNLTATGFLALGPTNYEEQDKQMLRMDIVDEQLDTIGKSFMGMTIGCARCHDHKFDPIPTRDYYALAGIMRSTRTLKNYTDNVAHWIDSPLPFEGDEETTMQVKEKQVGQLTQEIANLKDALRDVGGLSLRKRKTLTPADLPGVVVDDTEAQKVGEWKSSRRYPPFIGGGYVHDDNLGRGEKTISFTPKIPVAGKYEVRVAFSGGPGRAERIPATIFHADGEELVYFKQATESFEGLQFISLGTFRFETTGQNFVMLSNAGAEGYVTVDALQFIPAEADMPAMPSPIASQEEKELKGRMAELQKQLKALQKEGPTRQEAMTVTEDEKPEDARIHVRGNIRNLGVPVPRGFIQVAVKGQVPMIPAQQSGRLQLAEWLTSRQHPLTARVFVNRVWHWIFGAGLVRSTDNFGVTGELPSHPELLDHLAVRFMEDGWSLKRLVKEMVMSHTYRMSSEGEISTIDPDNRLLSRMNRKRMDAECLRDAMLATADSMDNRWAGPNVGDAKAVDSNDTKVQNLEYGYPFNDTRRSVYTAAFRNVRHPLFEVFDFADINQPIAQRTTSTVATQALYLMNHPQVIELARSASESCLKTTSLEEGVQKAYRNSLNRLATPQEISIAKDYLEASISGNATRDERRDAWARLIQTLWATPEFRFLR; this is encoded by the coding sequence ATGCCGAAAGTCGTCCATCGCCTTGCCTGCTGGATCCTGCCACTCCTACCAGCCTTCGCCCAGGGTGCGGCAGCAGGTTCTGCGGAATTTTTTGAAAAGCGCATTCGTCCTCTGCTGATTGAGCATTGCACGGAATGCCACGGTGTGGACAAGCAAAAGGGTAGCTTGAGGCTCGATCATCGTGCGGGTTGGCAGACAGGGGGTGATTCAGGCCCCAGCATCATCCCTGGTAAAGTCGAGGAAAGCCTGCTCTGGAAAGTTGTTAGTTACGAGGATCGCGACCTCAAAATGCCGCCCAAGAAAAAACTGCCGGCAGCGGCTTTGGAAGATCTTAAAACATGGATCGCCAGTGGTGCGCATGATCCTAGAAATGATGCCCCTGAAACAAAAAACAATTCCAGCAATCCAAAAGCTGATGGCAGCTTTTGGTCGTTTCAACTGCCAGTTGCCAAGCCCCCTGCGTCTGTTCAACAAAACATTTGGCCACGCAACGCGATTGATCACTTTATCCTCGCTCGGCTGGAAGCTGAGAAACTGCAGCCAGCCAAAGATGCAGACGCGGCCACTTTTGCTCGCCGCCTGAGTTTTGACCTCACAGGCCTGCCCCCAAAGGACTCTTTCAGCACGGCTCCTGAGCAACTTGAATTCCTTGTGGATTCACTCCTCGCTTCACCTGCTTTTGCCGAACGTTGGACCTCACACTTCATGGACATGACACGCTTTGCGGAGTCATCAGGGGGTGGTCGTTCCTTACCGTTCAAAGATGCATGGCGATTCCGCGATTACTTACTGGAAGCTATCCAGGCCAATTTGCCCGTGGACCACATGATCAAGCAAATGCTAGCGGGGGATCTTTTGCCTGCCAAGAATGCGGGTGAACGTCGGCAAAATCTCACAGCAACTGGTTTTTTGGCCCTTGGCCCAACCAATTATGAAGAACAGGACAAACAGATGCTCCGCATGGACATCGTGGATGAACAACTCGACACCATCGGCAAGTCATTCATGGGCATGACCATCGGCTGTGCCCGCTGTCATGACCACAAATTTGATCCCATTCCCACTCGCGATTATTATGCCCTTGCTGGCATCATGCGCAGCACGCGCACATTAAAAAACTACACGGATAATGTCGCCCACTGGATTGATAGCCCGCTTCCTTTTGAAGGGGACGAAGAGACAACAATGCAGGTCAAAGAGAAACAAGTCGGTCAACTGACTCAAGAAATAGCTAATCTCAAAGATGCCTTGCGTGATGTCGGCGGTCTCAGCCTTCGCAAACGCAAGACTCTGACCCCTGCAGATCTTCCGGGAGTGGTGGTGGATGACACCGAAGCACAGAAGGTGGGAGAATGGAAATCCAGCCGCCGTTACCCACCCTTCATTGGTGGAGGGTATGTTCATGACGACAATCTAGGACGTGGAGAAAAGACCATATCCTTTACGCCCAAAATTCCAGTGGCAGGGAAGTACGAAGTACGCGTCGCCTTCAGCGGAGGTCCAGGCCGGGCGGAGCGCATCCCGGCCACCATCTTCCATGCCGATGGTGAAGAACTGGTCTATTTCAAACAAGCCACCGAGAGCTTCGAAGGCCTACAATTCATTTCACTCGGCACCTTTCGTTTCGAAACGACTGGGCAAAATTTTGTGATGCTTTCCAATGCTGGGGCTGAAGGTTACGTCACGGTGGATGCCCTACAATTTATCCCAGCCGAAGCAGACATGCCAGCTATGCCCTCACCCATAGCTAGCCAAGAAGAAAAAGAGCTCAAGGGCCGGATGGCTGAGCTGCAAAAACAACTCAAAGCCTTGCAGAAAGAAGGGCCCACACGGCAAGAGGCCATGACCGTGACTGAAGATGAAAAACCAGAGGATGCCCGCATCCATGTGCGTGGAAACATTCGGAATCTTGGAGTCCCCGTTCCACGAGGTTTTATCCAGGTCGCTGTCAAAGGCCAGGTGCCGATGATCCCTGCGCAGCAAAGCGGCCGCCTGCAGTTGGCGGAGTGGCTCACCTCGCGCCAACATCCGCTCACTGCACGCGTTTTTGTAAACCGCGTCTGGCACTGGATCTTTGGGGCAGGCCTGGTACGCAGTACCGATAACTTTGGTGTCACCGGAGAATTACCCTCTCATCCAGAATTGCTCGATCACCTTGCGGTACGATTTATGGAAGATGGTTGGAGTCTGAAACGGCTCGTTAAAGAAATGGTCATGAGCCACACTTATCGCATGAGTTCAGAGGGTGAGATTTCCACCATAGATCCGGACAATCGCTTATTATCACGAATGAACCGCAAGCGAATGGATGCCGAGTGCCTTCGTGATGCCATGCTTGCGACGGCTGATTCCATGGATAACCGCTGGGCTGGCCCGAATGTTGGAGATGCCAAAGCCGTGGACTCCAACGACACGAAGGTGCAGAACCTTGAGTATGGATATCCTTTCAATGACACCCGTCGCAGCGTTTACACGGCAGCGTTTCGAAACGTGCGTCACCCCCTCTTTGAAGTCTTTGATTTTGCTGATATCAATCAGCCCATCGCTCAACGCACGACCAGCACGGTAGCCACCCAGGCTCTTTACCTGATGAATCACCCCCAGGTCATTGAACTTGCCCGCTCAGCATCTGAAAGCTGTTTGAAAACGACCTCTCTTGAAGAAGGGGTTCAAAAGGCCTATCGCAACTCTTTAAACCGTCTAGCCACGCCGCAGGAAATCAGCATCGCGAAGGATTACCTAGAAGCCTCCATCTCTGGCAATGCCACCCGTGATGAACGCCGAGATGCCTGGGCACGCTTGATCCAGACTCTCTGGGCCACACCTGAATTTCGTTTCCTTCGGTAG
- a CDS encoding succinate dehydrogenase/fumarate reductase iron-sulfur subunit: MSLLNLHLKVWRQNQGQPGHFQDIEAPEIPDHASFLEMMDIVNERLIQKGQEPIAFDHDCREGICGMCSMTINGMPHGPEKATTTCQLHMRKFRTGDTIWIEPFRARAFPVIKDLMVDRSAFDRIQRAGGYISLRTGAAPDANSILVGKEVADAAMDAAACIGCGACVAACKNASAMLFVSAKAGQLNSLPQGKPEKNRRTLGMVRQMDKEGFGNCTNQYECEAACPKEISVRWITKINRDYAIAAAAEALGGGIERAEGGD, from the coding sequence ATGTCACTCCTTAATCTTCACCTCAAAGTCTGGCGCCAGAATCAGGGTCAGCCTGGCCATTTTCAAGATATCGAAGCGCCAGAGATTCCAGATCATGCTTCCTTCCTGGAGATGATGGACATCGTCAATGAGCGCTTGATTCAGAAAGGCCAGGAGCCAATCGCTTTTGACCATGATTGCCGTGAAGGCATCTGCGGTATGTGTTCGATGACCATCAATGGGATGCCTCATGGCCCCGAAAAAGCCACGACTACGTGCCAGCTACACATGCGCAAGTTCCGCACCGGGGATACAATTTGGATTGAGCCCTTCCGTGCCCGCGCTTTCCCCGTCATCAAGGACTTGATGGTGGATCGCAGTGCTTTTGACCGCATCCAAAGAGCGGGTGGGTACATCAGTCTCCGCACGGGTGCCGCGCCAGATGCCAACAGTATCTTAGTCGGCAAAGAAGTGGCTGACGCCGCCATGGACGCCGCTGCCTGCATCGGCTGCGGGGCCTGCGTTGCAGCATGTAAAAACGCTAGCGCCATGCTTTTCGTTTCTGCCAAAGCTGGCCAACTCAATTCCCTTCCCCAGGGCAAGCCTGAAAAGAACCGCCGCACCCTTGGTATGGTTCGTCAGATGGACAAAGAAGGCTTTGGAAACTGCACCAACCAGTATGAGTGTGAAGCTGCCTGCCCAAAAGAAATCAGCGTGCGCTGGATCACTAAAATTAACCGCGACTACGCCATTGCTGCCGCTGCGGAAGCTCTAGGCGGTGGCATTGAGCGCGCTGAAGGTGGAGATTAA
- a CDS encoding peptide chain release factor family protein has product MSLPNDEALQKRLTKLRIHEEDLEEEFIRGSGPGGQKINKTSSTVVLRHVPSGLEVRCQRERSQVMNRYWARMELCDRMEAAVSEAKMALQNEREKARRQNRPRPRGLKNRILKTKKNRSGVKKNRGRVSGDD; this is encoded by the coding sequence ATGTCATTGCCAAATGATGAAGCTTTGCAAAAGCGACTGACGAAACTGCGAATCCATGAAGAGGATTTAGAGGAGGAATTTATCCGTGGCAGTGGGCCCGGAGGTCAAAAGATCAATAAAACTTCTTCAACAGTGGTGCTCCGGCACGTGCCTTCCGGTTTAGAGGTGCGCTGTCAGCGGGAAAGATCACAGGTGATGAACCGCTATTGGGCGCGGATGGAATTGTGCGATCGCATGGAGGCCGCAGTGAGTGAGGCTAAAATGGCGCTACAGAACGAGAGGGAAAAAGCCCGTCGCCAAAACCGCCCCCGGCCCAGAGGTCTGAAAAACCGAATCTTGAAGACCAAGAAGAATCGTTCAGGTGTGAAAAAGAATCGAGGTCGTGTCAGCGGGGATGACTGA
- the obgE gene encoding GTPase ObgE, with amino-acid sequence MFVDQIKVYARAGKGGDGSMHFHRGKFRPKGGPDGGDGGRGGDIVLLVDSSTNSLRQYFFNAKLIAEDGKKGGGNMCTGISAEEVIYKVPSGTVISKVVEEEDPETGEIVTRYEPFADLTEVGQRFVLCKGGKGGKGNIHFKTSTHQAPREFTPGEDGEESYFHFELRSIADAGFVGFPNAGKSTLLSKLSAAKPKIANYPFTTLQPMVGVIHFGDHRRGTLADIPGLIEGAHQNVGLGHDFLRHIMRCRILLFVVDAAGTEGRDPVQDLETVRKEVSLYSKELSKRPWHILANKIDVEGAEANVERLKERFKRVKIFPVSGETGLGLDKLRDFLDKKIGQTFEVLK; translated from the coding sequence ATGTTTGTCGATCAAATCAAAGTCTATGCCCGCGCCGGTAAAGGTGGGGATGGGAGTATGCACTTTCACCGTGGCAAGTTCCGTCCCAAAGGCGGCCCAGATGGTGGTGATGGAGGCCGGGGTGGAGATATTGTCCTCCTCGTGGACTCCAGTACCAACAGTCTGCGCCAGTACTTTTTCAATGCCAAACTCATCGCTGAGGATGGCAAAAAAGGTGGCGGCAACATGTGCACAGGCATCAGTGCTGAAGAGGTCATCTATAAAGTACCCAGTGGCACCGTGATTTCCAAAGTGGTGGAAGAAGAAGATCCCGAGACTGGTGAAATTGTCACCCGCTATGAACCCTTCGCTGACCTCACGGAAGTGGGGCAGCGCTTTGTGCTTTGCAAAGGTGGTAAGGGCGGCAAAGGCAACATTCACTTTAAAACCAGCACCCACCAAGCTCCTCGCGAGTTCACCCCTGGTGAGGATGGCGAAGAGAGCTATTTCCACTTTGAGCTGCGCAGCATTGCGGATGCAGGCTTTGTTGGTTTCCCAAATGCAGGTAAGTCCACGTTACTTTCCAAGCTCAGCGCAGCTAAGCCCAAGATCGCTAACTATCCCTTCACCACATTGCAACCCATGGTGGGGGTCATTCACTTTGGCGATCATCGCCGTGGCACCCTCGCAGATATTCCAGGTCTCATCGAAGGAGCTCACCAAAACGTTGGCCTTGGTCATGACTTTCTGCGGCACATCATGCGTTGCCGCATCTTGCTCTTTGTGGTGGATGCAGCCGGTACCGAAGGGCGTGACCCTGTACAAGATCTGGAAACTGTCCGCAAAGAGGTCTCACTCTATTCGAAAGAATTGTCCAAACGCCCTTGGCATATCCTGGCGAACAAGATTGACGTCGAAGGTGCCGAAGCCAATGTTGAGCGCCTAAAAGAGCGCTTTAAACGTGTCAAGATTTTCCCCGTCTCAGGTGAAACCGGCTTAGGCCTGGACAAGCTACGGGACTTTCTGGATAAAAAGATCGGCCAGACTTTCGAGGTCTTGAAATAA
- a CDS encoding fumarate reductase/succinate dehydrogenase flavoprotein subunit: protein MPLDSKIPSGPMAEKWSKHKQDSKLINPKNKRKYTVLVVGSGLAGSSAAATLSELGYQVKCFCFQDSPRRAHSIAAQGGINAAKNYQNDGDSVHRLFYDTVKGGDFRAREANVHRLAEESVNIIDQCAAQGVPFAREYGGGLANRSFGGAQVSRTFYARGQTGQQLLLGAYSALNKEIARGGVKMYSRTEMLELVVVDGHAKGIITRDLVTGKIEAHSGDTVLLCTGGYGNVFYLSTNAMGCNVTATWRAHKKGAYFANPCYTQIHPTCIPVSGDYQSKLTLMSESLRNDGRVWVPKKAADIGKPPHQIPEADRDYYLERKYPSFGNLAPRDISSRAAKEACDDGRGVGPGGRGVYLDFAEAIGQFGQKTIAERYGNLFEMYQRITGESAYTQPMRIYPAVHYTMGGLWVDYNLMSNLPGLHVLGEANFSDHGANRLGASALMQGLADGYFVIPTTIAPYLVTQNPGSVTTSHPEFQKALEDCQSRTNRLLNIKGKRSVDSFHRELGLLVWDKCGMARDKAGLAEALKRIPELRDEFWNNVTIPGSGIMANPELEKAGRVADFMEFAELLCLDASDREESCGGHFRSEHQYPDGEAKRDDENYCYAAAWEYTGDFSKPILNKEQLTFEEVHLSVRSYK, encoded by the coding sequence ATGCCTCTCGACTCTAAGATTCCCTCCGGCCCGATGGCTGAAAAGTGGTCCAAACACAAGCAGGACTCCAAGCTCATCAACCCGAAGAACAAGCGCAAGTATACCGTGCTCGTCGTGGGCAGTGGCCTTGCAGGTTCCTCGGCTGCCGCTACGCTTTCCGAGCTCGGTTACCAAGTGAAGTGCTTTTGTTTCCAGGATAGCCCTCGCCGCGCACACTCGATTGCAGCCCAGGGGGGCATCAACGCCGCCAAGAACTATCAAAACGATGGCGATAGCGTGCATCGCCTTTTTTATGACACCGTCAAAGGCGGTGACTTCCGTGCTCGTGAGGCCAACGTGCATCGTTTGGCAGAAGAAAGCGTCAATATCATCGACCAATGTGCCGCCCAGGGCGTGCCCTTCGCCCGTGAATACGGGGGTGGCCTAGCCAACCGCTCCTTCGGTGGTGCCCAGGTCAGTCGCACTTTCTATGCACGCGGCCAAACGGGACAGCAGCTTCTTCTCGGCGCCTACTCCGCACTGAACAAGGAAATCGCCCGAGGCGGCGTGAAGATGTATTCACGTACCGAAATGCTGGAACTCGTGGTGGTGGATGGTCACGCCAAAGGCATCATTACTCGTGATCTTGTCACCGGAAAAATAGAAGCCCACTCAGGCGATACCGTTCTGCTGTGCACAGGGGGATATGGCAACGTATTTTATCTCTCCACTAACGCCATGGGCTGCAACGTGACGGCCACTTGGCGTGCTCATAAAAAGGGAGCTTACTTTGCTAATCCTTGCTACACGCAGATTCACCCGACTTGCATCCCTGTTAGTGGTGACTACCAGAGCAAACTGACCCTCATGTCAGAGTCGCTGCGCAATGACGGCCGTGTCTGGGTGCCCAAAAAAGCAGCTGATATCGGCAAGCCCCCCCATCAGATCCCGGAAGCCGATCGTGATTACTATCTCGAGCGCAAATATCCTAGCTTTGGTAACTTAGCACCGCGTGACATTTCCAGCCGTGCAGCCAAAGAAGCCTGCGACGACGGTCGTGGTGTCGGTCCCGGGGGACGAGGTGTTTATCTCGACTTTGCGGAAGCCATCGGTCAATTCGGCCAAAAGACCATCGCTGAGCGTTACGGCAACCTCTTTGAAATGTATCAGCGCATTACCGGAGAAAGCGCCTATACGCAGCCGATGCGTATTTACCCAGCTGTTCACTACACCATGGGTGGCCTTTGGGTGGACTATAACCTGATGAGCAATCTTCCTGGCCTTCACGTTCTTGGGGAAGCCAACTTCTCCGATCATGGTGCCAACCGTCTCGGCGCCAGTGCTCTCATGCAGGGCCTAGCAGATGGCTACTTCGTCATCCCGACCACCATCGCGCCTTATTTGGTCACCCAGAACCCAGGCTCTGTTACCACCAGCCACCCAGAGTTCCAGAAGGCCCTGGAAGACTGCCAATCTCGCACCAATCGCCTCCTCAACATCAAAGGCAAACGCAGCGTGGACAGCTTCCACCGCGAGCTCGGCCTTCTCGTTTGGGACAAGTGCGGCATGGCACGTGATAAAGCAGGACTTGCAGAGGCCCTAAAACGCATTCCTGAGCTGCGCGATGAATTCTGGAACAATGTCACCATTCCAGGTTCTGGCATTATGGCCAATCCTGAACTCGAGAAAGCAGGACGTGTCGCTGACTTCATGGAGTTTGCCGAACTGCTATGTCTGGATGCCAGCGATCGTGAAGAAAGCTGCGGAGGTCACTTCCGCAGTGAACATCAGTATCCCGATGGCGAAGCGAAGCGTGATGATGAAAACTACTGCTACGCCGCCGCCTGGGAATACACCGGGGACTTCTCCAAACCGATCCTGAACAAGGAACAACTCACTTTCGAAGAAGTCCATCTATCCGTCCGCAGCTACAAGTGA